In Desulfuromonadaceae bacterium, a single window of DNA contains:
- a CDS encoding alkaline phosphatase family protein, translating into MARLVPKIFRGYYAVKFFFFRNERRARRAEGPKHGFVGIQIDGLAYPHLLLALKGGYLPRITKLLRRGHQLREYQSGLPSTTPAAQSAIFYGDTSGIPAFRWYDKQRQQLISCNDPDHVQLFREQLFANRSGLLNGGASYSNILDGDATRSIFTVSSPHPQTLFGRFGGWRIQLLILLHPFRVVRMGFASVIEYFTNILDCWHFRNTRPWRINEGLFPLIRIICNVLLREFQTFGVIADIYSGVPYIYTTYSGYDELAHRFGPTSRAALKNLKYIDVRIGEILRMLRYAPGINYEIVIISDHGQTPGYPFRDRFGATLGDTINAFLRKSSHLTVASGPLEMTQLKLDYLGDELRGQHNSWRQRSYRRWEKRVMRHIKELVPETHTIDTHGGVVITYSSSLAHIYLTDYMGRMSRREIEAEQPLLLDFLCHHKGIGLVVMADDNEGIILRHQDDTIVYSPAQGCSVIPADSFIHTYGSPEELLPMIYRFSRSPLCGDLIIFGDYDGQRIACFDEQVGGHGSVGGEQLEPFLILPGGHPLMKKEQLSGHEFLYHELFKPLRDRRE; encoded by the coding sequence ATGGCGCGTTTGGTGCCAAAAATCTTTCGGGGCTACTACGCCGTTAAATTTTTCTTTTTTCGCAACGAACGTCGCGCTCGTCGCGCTGAAGGTCCAAAGCACGGCTTTGTCGGTATTCAGATTGACGGCCTGGCGTACCCTCATCTCCTGTTGGCACTAAAAGGGGGGTACCTTCCGCGTATTACCAAACTATTGCGTCGCGGGCACCAGTTGCGCGAATATCAATCAGGGCTTCCCAGTACCACCCCGGCGGCGCAATCAGCCATTTTTTATGGCGATACCAGCGGCATCCCCGCCTTCCGCTGGTACGACAAACAACGTCAGCAACTGATCAGCTGCAACGATCCCGATCATGTCCAGCTTTTTCGGGAGCAGCTTTTTGCCAATCGTTCCGGGTTGCTTAACGGTGGGGCATCTTATTCAAATATCCTCGATGGCGATGCAACACGAAGCATCTTTACCGTCTCCTCTCCGCATCCACAAACCTTGTTCGGCCGATTTGGCGGCTGGCGTATTCAGCTTTTGATTCTGCTCCATCCGTTTCGTGTGGTCCGCATGGGCTTTGCGTCGGTCATCGAATACTTCACCAACATCCTCGACTGTTGGCACTTCCGCAACACCCGCCCCTGGCGCATCAACGAAGGGCTCTTTCCGCTCATCCGCATTATCTGCAACGTTCTGTTGCGCGAATTCCAGACCTTCGGCGTCATCGCCGACATTTACAGCGGAGTCCCCTACATTTACACAACCTACAGCGGTTACGACGAACTGGCGCACCGTTTTGGCCCCACCTCTCGCGCCGCATTAAAAAACCTGAAATATATCGATGTCCGGATCGGCGAAATCTTGCGCATGCTGCGCTACGCGCCAGGGATCAATTATGAAATCGTGATTATTTCCGATCACGGGCAAACCCCCGGATACCCGTTTCGTGATCGGTTCGGCGCCACGCTGGGGGATACAATTAATGCCTTTCTGCGCAAATCATCGCACTTAACGGTCGCCTCCGGACCGCTGGAAATGACTCAACTGAAACTTGATTACCTGGGGGATGAATTACGCGGTCAACACAACAGTTGGCGGCAACGCAGCTATCGCCGCTGGGAAAAACGCGTCATGCGCCACATCAAGGAGCTAGTACCGGAAACGCATACGATTGACACTCATGGTGGCGTTGTCATCACCTATTCCAGCAGCCTGGCGCACATCTACCTGACTGACTACATGGGCCGGATGAGTCGCCGCGAGATCGAAGCGGAACAACCGCTGCTACTCGATTTTTTATGTCATCACAAAGGCATCGGATTGGTTGTCATGGCCGACGACAATGAAGGCATTATCTTGCGTCATCAAGATGACACGATTGTCTATTCCCCCGCTCAGGGTTGCTCAGTCATACCGGCGGACTCGTTTATCCACACCTACGGCTCTCCGGAAGAACTACTACCGATGATCTACCGTTTTTCCCGCAGCCCGTTGTGCGGTGATTTAATAATTTTCGGGGACTATGACGGGCAGCGCATTGCCTGCTTCGACGAGCAGGTGGGGGGACACGGTTCCGTTGGCGGGGAACAATTGGAACCATTTTTGATTTTACCAGGAGGACATCCGTTGATGAAAAAAGAGCAGCTCAGCGGGCATGAATTTCTCTATCACGAATTATTCAAACCGTTGCGCGACCGCCGCGAATAG
- a CDS encoding peptidyl-prolyl cis-trans isomerase, with protein MSQSNPTVTLETNHGPFVIELDAANAPITVANFLDYVGSGFFAGTIFHRVIPNFMIQGGGFTADMKQKTTKGQIKNEADNGLKNLRGTLAMARTQVVDSATAQFFINTVDNKFLDHASKTAQGYGYAVFGKVIEGMDVIDAISAIKTGNHGMHQDVPLEPVTITAVTLNE; from the coding sequence ATGAGCCAATCCAACCCGACAGTAACACTTGAAACAAATCATGGTCCCTTCGTTATCGAACTTGATGCTGCTAACGCCCCAATAACTGTCGCAAATTTTCTTGATTACGTTGGCTCCGGATTTTTTGCCGGGACAATTTTTCATCGCGTCATCCCGAACTTTATGATTCAGGGGGGCGGGTTCACCGCCGATATGAAACAAAAAACGACCAAGGGCCAGATCAAGAACGAAGCGGACAACGGTTTGAAAAACCTGCGTGGCACCCTTGCCATGGCGCGTACGCAAGTTGTCGACAGTGCCACTGCACAGTTTTTCATCAACACTGTCGACAATAAATTCCTTGACCATGCCAGCAAAACCGCGCAAGGCTACGGCTATGCAGTCTTCGGCAAAGTCATTGAGGGGATGGACGTCATCGACGCCATCAGTGCAATAAAAACCGGCAACCACGGTATGCATCAGGATGTCCCGCTGGAACCCGTCACCATCACTGCAGTCACGCTCAACGAATAA
- a CDS encoding ABC transporter permease, with protein MLTLIGRKILGAAETTGEMLALLAEMVYYFKDAPRNRSEILRQMREIGLGTLPIACLMSLFIGMVLALQTGVQLADFGTQEAIGAIVGLSMVKELGPVMTSLLVAGRIGSSMAAEVGAMQVYEEIDALRTLEINPVRYLAMPRFIACMLAMPALVVFTVIISMFGGGVVCAFNAKIGVPLNVYYDSLTNALNYREILKGLLKAAVFGGIIAHVGCYVGFKTMGGARGIGQSTTRAVVLAFLLIFVANYFLTRFMM; from the coding sequence ATGCTGACCCTGATCGGGAGAAAAATTCTTGGTGCGGCCGAGACGACTGGTGAGATGCTCGCGCTCCTTGCGGAGATGGTCTATTACTTCAAGGATGCACCACGTAATCGTTCAGAGATACTTCGCCAGATGCGAGAAATCGGTCTCGGAACATTGCCGATTGCCTGCCTGATGTCACTTTTCATCGGCATGGTTCTGGCGCTGCAGACCGGGGTGCAACTCGCCGACTTCGGAACGCAGGAGGCGATCGGCGCTATCGTTGGTTTGTCAATGGTCAAGGAGCTTGGGCCGGTTATGACCAGCCTGCTCGTGGCGGGGCGAATTGGCTCTTCAATGGCCGCAGAGGTTGGTGCAATGCAGGTTTACGAAGAGATAGACGCCTTGCGCACCCTGGAGATCAATCCGGTCCGCTATCTGGCGATGCCGCGTTTTATTGCATGTATGCTGGCCATGCCGGCACTGGTCGTCTTTACCGTGATTATATCGATGTTCGGCGGGGGGGTAGTCTGCGCGTTCAACGCTAAAATTGGCGTCCCGCTTAATGTTTATTATGACAGTCTGACAAATGCCTTAAACTATCGCGAAATTTTGAAGGGGTTATTGAAAGCCGCCGTTTTCGGCGGAATCATCGCGCATGTCGGTTGCTATGTGGGATTCAAAACGATGGGCGGCGCGCGGGGTATCGGGCAGTCAACAACCCGTGCTGTCGTGCTGGCATTTTTATTGATCTTTGTTGCCAACTATTTCCTGACGCGGTTCATGATGTAA
- a CDS encoding ATP-binding cassette domain-containing protein, with protein sequence MSPPSANNSLTRLLVGLTRGFSKSAVEQRGTVTDYNDSHGVSVDIDGLWKGFAGRPVLQGIDLHIRAGEIFSILGPSGSGKSVLLKHLVKLIRPDRGRVLIDGQDVWNDTSEGSRGYRYSMVFQTSALFNSLTVGENVGLWLREKEVCPEARIREIIKEKLDLVGLAGEEERGIAELSGGMKKRVAIARSLAMNPDLILFDEPTAELDPITTDELAQVILDIRQRLDLTTVIVSHDLSFALHLSDRVAMIGEGTIIEVGTPEEIKASTNPDVKRFLYTTTKGIGGGGRE encoded by the coding sequence ATGTCACCACCTTCTGCAAATAATTCTTTGACTCGCCTGCTCGTCGGGCTTACTCGCGGATTCAGCAAGAGTGCAGTGGAACAACGCGGCACGGTTACGGATTATAATGATTCCCACGGAGTCAGCGTGGACATTGACGGTCTCTGGAAAGGTTTTGCCGGTCGGCCGGTCTTGCAGGGGATTGATCTCCACATCAGGGCGGGGGAAATCTTCAGTATTCTCGGTCCCTCAGGTTCCGGCAAGAGTGTGTTGCTGAAACATCTGGTCAAACTGATTCGACCTGATCGTGGCCGGGTGTTGATCGATGGGCAGGATGTCTGGAACGACACGTCGGAGGGGAGCCGTGGCTATCGATACAGTATGGTTTTTCAGACCTCGGCGTTATTTAATTCGTTGACAGTTGGTGAAAATGTTGGTTTGTGGTTGCGTGAAAAAGAAGTTTGTCCCGAAGCACGGATCAGGGAAATCATCAAAGAAAAGCTCGATCTGGTCGGGCTGGCAGGGGAAGAAGAGCGTGGCATTGCTGAACTTTCCGGTGGCATGAAAAAACGGGTTGCGATTGCGCGCTCGCTGGCAATGAATCCGGATCTGATTCTTTTTGATGAACCGACCGCAGAGCTTGACCCGATTACGACGGATGAACTGGCCCAGGTGATTCTCGATATTCGTCAGCGGCTCGACCTGACGACCGTCATTGTCAGTCATGATCTGAGTTTTGCCCTCCATCTGTCTGACCGTGTGGCAATGATCGGTGAGGGGACGATTATCGAGGTTGGCACACCTGAAGAGATCAAGGCGAGTACGAATCCCGATGTAAAACGATTTTTGTATACCACCACCAAAGGAATCGGGGGGGGGGGGAGAGAGTGA
- a CDS encoding MCE family protein, with product MSIEKQVGLFFLASLILLGTLIELSEDWRPFEQRLNYHANFDSAIGISAGDPVRMAGVEVGKITAISIEDRQVRIDFYTTDLVELFADSTASIRQINLLGGQFLGISFGTRGQPVLPPGSELMTEETANIDQLITNLDRNQEKVFGNLGDLIVEIRGNIAEMVERLSAVVRKIDHGEGTLGLLVNNSSLYDNLNASLVSLKTVLTRLENGDGTIGKLINDPSLYDDAAGTVANLRSVSADLQQGTGTLGLLLKDEQLYSQLNIAAARLDSILAKTDDNQGTLGRLVNEPELYDEFYEAVARLNSIVGKIDEGQGTFGRLVNEDDLYREAKTTLNKIEKTVDGMSDSGPLSGLGVVIGTFF from the coding sequence ATGTCGATAGAAAAACAGGTGGGTTTATTTTTTTTAGCGTCGTTGATCTTGCTCGGCACTTTAATTGAGCTGTCAGAAGACTGGCGTCCGTTTGAACAACGCCTGAATTACCATGCCAATTTTGATTCTGCGATCGGTATCAGTGCCGGCGATCCGGTACGGATGGCCGGGGTTGAGGTGGGGAAGATCACCGCGATCAGTATTGAAGACCGCCAGGTACGTATCGATTTTTATACGACAGATTTAGTTGAATTGTTTGCTGATTCAACGGCGTCTATCCGGCAGATTAATCTCCTCGGTGGACAATTTTTGGGAATTTCGTTTGGCACCCGAGGACAACCCGTATTGCCGCCCGGCAGTGAATTGATGACCGAGGAAACTGCCAATATTGATCAACTGATCACCAATCTGGATCGCAATCAGGAAAAGGTTTTCGGCAATCTGGGCGATTTGATCGTGGAAATCAGAGGCAATATTGCGGAGATGGTCGAACGTTTGAGCGCTGTCGTGCGTAAAATCGATCATGGCGAGGGGACGTTGGGACTGCTGGTTAACAATTCATCACTGTATGACAACCTGAACGCATCGCTCGTCAGCCTGAAAACTGTGTTGACGCGGCTGGAGAACGGTGATGGAACCATCGGCAAATTGATTAACGATCCTTCGCTGTATGACGATGCTGCCGGAACCGTTGCCAACCTGCGCAGTGTCTCTGCCGACCTTCAGCAGGGAACCGGGACGCTGGGGTTGCTGCTCAAGGATGAACAGCTTTACAGCCAATTGAATATCGCTGCGGCGCGACTTGATTCGATTCTGGCAAAGACGGATGATAATCAAGGAACGCTGGGTCGCCTGGTCAATGAACCGGAGCTTTACGATGAATTTTATGAGGCGGTAGCGCGATTGAACAGTATTGTTGGCAAAATCGATGAAGGGCAGGGTACTTTCGGACGTCTTGTTAATGAGGATGACCTCTACCGGGAGGCCAAAACAACCTTGAACAAGATAGAAAAAACGGTTGATGGTATGAGTGATTCAGGACCGCTGTCCGGTTTGGGGGTCGTCATTGGCACCTTTTTTTGA
- a CDS encoding DmsE family decaheme c-type cytochrome yields MRSDTPLLPVKEYERMIVGRLDADYVGDDACLAKCHAHDKIADDFHNSVHGAQVQVETGLPLVNCESCHGPGSLAIEKVQRDGDKCSSDRLLNLHYLPKQAQSLICLKCHSASSTPVLTYWSGSTHATSDVSCSDCHALHVGPQQKVSRQEMSELCFKCHQQVRMEFANFSHHPVPEHKVMCGDCHNPHGTANDKMLKGATTRQVCTRCHMEYQGPFVYEHADLTENCSNCHTAHGSPNEPLLEVGQPFLCLQCHAGHLGGNNHSARGSLSSRSMKETFFSRCTDCHSAIHGTDIPSKSGGTFIAR; encoded by the coding sequence ATGCGTTCCGATACACCATTGTTGCCGGTCAAGGAATATGAGCGGATGATCGTCGGACGGCTTGATGCAGATTATGTCGGGGATGATGCCTGTCTGGCGAAATGTCATGCGCATGACAAAATTGCCGATGACTTTCATAATTCTGTACATGGTGCGCAAGTCCAGGTGGAAACAGGGTTGCCACTGGTTAATTGCGAATCGTGTCATGGCCCTGGAAGTCTGGCGATCGAAAAAGTTCAGCGTGATGGTGATAAGTGCAGCAGCGACCGGCTGCTCAATTTACATTATCTCCCCAAACAGGCTCAATCACTGATCTGCCTCAAGTGTCATTCAGCGTCGTCAACGCCGGTGTTGACTTACTGGTCCGGGAGTACACACGCCACCAGCGATGTCTCTTGCAGTGATTGTCATGCCTTGCATGTTGGCCCCCAGCAGAAAGTCAGCCGCCAGGAGATGTCGGAGCTGTGTTTCAAATGCCATCAGCAGGTCAGGATGGAGTTTGCGAATTTTTCTCATCACCCTGTTCCGGAACACAAAGTAATGTGTGGTGATTGCCATAATCCCCATGGAACTGCAAATGATAAAATGCTCAAGGGGGCGACAACCAGACAGGTTTGCACCCGCTGTCACATGGAGTATCAGGGCCCCTTTGTTTACGAACATGCTGACCTGACAGAAAATTGTTCCAATTGTCACACCGCGCACGGGTCACCGAACGAGCCGCTGCTGGAAGTGGGGCAGCCGTTTCTCTGTTTGCAGTGCCATGCGGGCCATTTGGGCGGGAATAACCATTCTGCACGAGGGAGTTTGTCTTCCCGATCGATGAAGGAGACCTTTTTCAGTCGATGCACAGATTGTCACTCAGCGATCCATGGTACTGACATTCCTTCAAAATCCGGCGGGACTTTTATCGCGCGATAA
- a CDS encoding ABC transporter substrate-binding protein: MSLGGYLFVKFRLLLLLAAVVSQLWIAVPSFAAEKKFMAVVITGGLDRYREAQEAFEKIIEAGGMKDKIQIYVQMPNPDPMSWANTIRKAVGLGADLIVTYGAPATLVAMKESSSIPIVFADVYDPVALNIVKDLNITGGNITGVSSKTPVETLVAAIFEIKKFKKVGILYTKFDQGSVLQSDEFEKLLAARGAGTVRENVVKAGDIAAATQALVEKADLLFVSESAVLHLKLDEIVAIANAKGIPVVSQIPHLADHGALVTLAADSTEQGRLLGVHAIQILNGQQALTLPVRTPRKVALAMNLKAAKLLNLTIPFQALSMATEVVQ; encoded by the coding sequence ATGAGCTTGGGCGGATATTTATTTGTAAAATTCAGACTGCTGCTATTGCTGGCCGCAGTTGTTTCTCAGCTTTGGATTGCTGTTCCGTCGTTCGCCGCTGAAAAGAAATTTATGGCGGTCGTGATAACCGGTGGGCTGGACCGTTACCGTGAAGCCCAGGAAGCTTTTGAGAAGATTATTGAAGCTGGCGGGATGAAAGATAAAATTCAGATTTATGTACAGATGCCCAACCCTGATCCGATGTCGTGGGCAAATACTATTCGTAAAGCGGTTGGCCTTGGTGCTGATTTAATCGTCACCTACGGGGCTCCGGCAACCTTGGTGGCGATGAAGGAGTCATCTTCAATCCCCATCGTGTTTGCGGATGTTTACGATCCTGTAGCTCTCAATATCGTCAAGGATTTAAATATTACCGGTGGGAACATCACCGGGGTCAGTAGCAAGACGCCAGTTGAGACGTTGGTCGCGGCAATCTTTGAGATCAAGAAATTTAAGAAAGTTGGCATTCTGTATACAAAATTTGATCAAGGTTCGGTACTGCAATCGGATGAGTTTGAAAAACTGCTTGCAGCCCGAGGTGCCGGGACGGTTCGTGAGAACGTTGTCAAAGCTGGCGATATTGCCGCGGCAACACAAGCCCTGGTTGAAAAAGCTGATTTATTGTTTGTGTCGGAAAGCGCGGTGTTGCATCTGAAACTGGACGAGATTGTCGCGATTGCCAACGCCAAAGGGATACCTGTTGTTTCGCAAATCCCTCACCTGGCCGATCATGGAGCGCTGGTAACGCTGGCAGCTGATTCTACCGAACAAGGGCGCTTACTTGGTGTCCATGCCATTCAAATACTCAACGGTCAACAAGCATTGACGTTGCCGGTCAGAACACCCCGCAAGGTTGCATTGGCGATGAACCTGAAAGCGGCCAAGCTGCTTAATTTGACAATTCCCTTTCAGGCGTTAAGTATGGCAACTGAGGTTGTGCAATAG
- a CDS encoding PxxKW family cysteine-rich protein, with amino-acid sequence MQCQTIQPGNECNFWTKKGCSFEGNACHNVVVACEGCDRIVNSEIGSVCSSYPAPEKKWATGLCNFATHQKVKIDSVEAKVNPLKASKRAAGKKK; translated from the coding sequence ATGCAGTGTCAAACCATTCAGCCCGGAAATGAGTGTAACTTCTGGACCAAAAAAGGTTGTTCTTTTGAAGGCAACGCCTGTCACAATGTCGTCGTTGCCTGTGAAGGTTGTGATCGAATCGTTAACAGTGAAATTGGTTCTGTTTGCTCTTCTTACCCCGCCCCGGAGAAGAAATGGGCCACCGGTCTGTGTAATTTCGCAACCCACCAAAAAGTCAAGATTGACAGCGTCGAAGCCAAGGTTAATCCGCTCAAGGCGTCGAAGCGAGCAGCCGGGAAAAAGAAATAA
- a CDS encoding phosphoglucomutase/phosphomannomutase family protein: protein MQRNIIFGTSGWRGLLADDFTFGKVRIVTRAIADHLLAQGTADGGVIVGCDARFLGKNFVAAAAQILAAAGIKAFVCDRDTPTPVIAHEIIRRGCSGAINFTASHNPYEYNGLKFSPASGGPALPGTTADIERRANEMSVVDNVDQMTVEQARSHGLYEEIDPRPAYVESIRKLVNFDAILSSGLIFAINPLYGTAIGYLDKLLGDAGVTVMTINDHRDPYFGGYPPEPAQANIAQFIDLIRNDSRLSLGLATDGDADRYGIVDSDGTYIEPNYILALLADYMLRSGRRGDLARSVATSHLLDRVAAHHGVNILETPVGFKFIGEYIAAGKILIGGEESAGLTISGHVPDKDGILACLLVAEMVAVEQKTIAELLTDLYRRVGEVHTRRINLRLTPELETSFAEKMSVTPDEFGGKKVCETNTVDGYKFILDDGSWLLFRKSGTEPVVRLYGEANCEEHLQAIIDAGRSFVLGLP from the coding sequence ATGCAGAGGAATATCATCTTTGGAACGTCGGGCTGGCGTGGTTTGCTGGCGGACGATTTTACGTTCGGTAAGGTCAGAATAGTGACTCGGGCAATTGCCGATCATCTGTTGGCCCAAGGGACGGCAGATGGCGGTGTGATAGTCGGTTGTGATGCCCGATTTCTGGGCAAAAACTTCGTTGCAGCTGCGGCACAAATTCTCGCTGCCGCAGGAATAAAAGCGTTTGTTTGCGACCGTGATACGCCCACCCCGGTGATTGCACATGAAATCATTCGCCGGGGATGTAGTGGTGCGATTAATTTTACAGCAAGTCACAATCCGTATGAATATAACGGACTCAAATTTTCTCCCGCATCAGGTGGGCCGGCGCTTCCTGGAACGACTGCCGATATCGAGCGCCGCGCCAATGAGATGAGCGTGGTGGACAATGTTGATCAAATGACCGTAGAACAGGCGCGCTCGCATGGATTGTATGAGGAGATTGACCCGCGTCCGGCTTATGTTGAGTCGATACGCAAATTGGTCAATTTTGATGCCATTCTTTCTTCAGGGCTAATCTTTGCGATCAACCCGCTCTATGGCACCGCTATCGGTTATCTCGACAAATTACTGGGTGACGCTGGGGTGACAGTGATGACAATCAATGACCATCGTGATCCGTATTTTGGTGGCTACCCCCCGGAACCGGCGCAAGCGAACATTGCTCAATTCATTGATCTTATCCGCAACGATTCGCGTCTCAGCCTGGGACTCGCTACAGACGGAGATGCTGATCGTTACGGGATTGTTGATAGTGACGGAACTTACATTGAACCCAACTACATTCTGGCACTGCTGGCAGATTATATGCTGAGAAGTGGACGGCGTGGCGACCTGGCGCGTTCTGTTGCGACGTCGCATCTGCTCGATCGGGTTGCTGCGCATCATGGAGTCAATATTCTTGAAACACCGGTCGGCTTCAAATTTATTGGTGAATACATCGCTGCGGGAAAAATTCTTATCGGGGGGGAAGAAAGTGCCGGTTTGACAATCAGCGGGCATGTTCCTGACAAGGATGGCATCCTTGCCTGCCTGCTGGTGGCCGAAATGGTTGCAGTTGAGCAAAAGACCATAGCCGAGTTGCTGACTGACCTTTATCGCCGGGTCGGTGAAGTACATACCCGTCGCATCAATCTGCGCCTGACACCTGAACTTGAGACTTCTTTTGCTGAGAAAATGAGTGTGACGCCAGACGAGTTTGGTGGCAAGAAGGTGTGCGAAACGAACACCGTGGATGGTTACAAGTTTATTCTCGACGATGGATCGTGGTTGTTGTTTCGCAAATCAGGGACTGAGCCGGTCGTGCGACTTTACGGAGAGGCCAACTGCGAGGAACATTTGCAGGCGATCATCGATGCGGGACGGTCATTCGTTTTGGGCCTCCCGTAG
- the rpmB gene encoding 50S ribosomal protein L28, with protein MSKVCDICGKKSQTGNNVSHAHNKTRKTWDPNLQKVRSLKNGTVMSVRACTRCIRSGAIVKPG; from the coding sequence ATGTCAAAAGTATGTGATATTTGCGGAAAGAAATCGCAAACAGGGAATAATGTCAGCCACGCACACAACAAAACCCGGAAAACCTGGGATCCGAATCTGCAAAAAGTTCGGTCTCTCAAAAATGGCACGGTCATGTCCGTCAGGGCGTGTACACGCTGTATTCGTTCCGGAGCGATTGTCAAACCAGGCTGA
- a CDS encoding DUF523 domain-containing protein produces the protein MERSVLVSACLLGLNTRYDGNTKADHRVLDYLRQHKLTPIPVCPEQLGGLPTPRLRSWFVNGDGSAVLDGNGEITNADISMNLAFIRGAQEVLKIARLTDCRRAILKQRSPSCGVGEIYRENLVVSGDGVTTTLLKRQQIEVISEDDLDF, from the coding sequence ATGGAACGATCAGTTCTGGTCAGTGCATGCTTACTCGGCCTGAACACCCGCTACGATGGGAACACAAAGGCCGATCATCGGGTTCTTGATTATCTGCGTCAGCACAAGCTGACTCCGATTCCGGTTTGTCCCGAACAACTCGGCGGCTTGCCAACCCCCCGCCTGCGATCATGGTTCGTCAACGGTGATGGTTCCGCTGTCCTCGATGGTAACGGTGAGATAACAAACGCTGATATATCGATGAACCTGGCATTTATACGCGGTGCACAAGAAGTGCTGAAAATCGCCAGGTTGACGGATTGCCGACGGGCGATCCTGAAACAACGCAGCCCGTCATGCGGTGTCGGGGAGATTTACCGGGAGAATCTGGTGGTCAGTGGTGACGGGGTCACAACGACACTACTAAAACGGCAGCAGATCGAAGTCATAAGCGAGGATGACCTGGACTTTTAG
- the purN gene encoding phosphoribosylglycinamide formyltransferase gives MTEKLRLGILASGGGTNLQSIIDHCVAKSLDAEIVTVISNNPDAGALARASNAGIPVQIINHRDFSARDEFDRAVVSALQSAQVELVVLAGFMRIITETFVSAFPNRIINIHPALLPAFPGLNVQRKAIEYGVRFSGCTVHLVDGGVDTGPIIMQAVVPVLTDDNEDTLAARILVQEHKIYPRVIQLFAENRVKVTGRHVYIDPAPQPASGVLVNPALDD, from the coding sequence ATGACTGAAAAACTGCGTCTCGGTATACTCGCTTCAGGGGGTGGCACTAACCTGCAATCGATTATTGACCACTGCGTCGCCAAATCTCTTGATGCTGAAATTGTCACCGTAATCAGCAATAACCCCGATGCTGGTGCGCTCGCCCGCGCATCAAATGCGGGTATTCCTGTACAAATCATCAACCACCGCGACTTTTCTGCGCGTGATGAATTCGACCGGGCCGTTGTCAGCGCATTACAATCAGCGCAGGTTGAATTAGTTGTCCTGGCCGGGTTCATGCGCATTATTACGGAGACGTTTGTCAGCGCATTTCCAAACCGCATTATTAATATTCATCCGGCACTCCTCCCCGCTTTCCCCGGACTTAACGTGCAGCGCAAGGCGATTGAGTACGGCGTGCGCTTTTCCGGCTGTACCGTCCACCTGGTCGATGGTGGGGTCGATACCGGACCGATTATCATGCAGGCTGTGGTACCGGTTCTCACTGATGATAACGAGGACACCCTGGCAGCGCGAATTCTTGTTCAGGAACACAAAATTTATCCGCGTGTCATTCAATTATTTGCGGAAAACCGCGTCAAGGTCACCGGTCGACATGTTTACATTGATCCGGCACCACAGCCTGCCTCAGGGGTATTGGTCAACCCGGCTCTGGACGACTGA